One window of Mobula hypostoma chromosome 30, sMobHyp1.1, whole genome shotgun sequence genomic DNA carries:
- the LOC134339692 gene encoding leucine-rich repeat transmembrane protein FLRT1-like: MDFKNCLLFCATIPTLLMPSVLSACPSMCRCDNGFVYCNDRGLTSIPAKIPEDSTTLFLQNNQINNAGIPNKLKYLLNIKVIYLYENSLDEFPINLPRSLRELHLQDNNIRAITHDALARIPLLEKLHLDDNSVSTVSIEEDAFADSKHLKLLFLSRNHLSSIPTGLPKTLEELRLDDNRIATIPQYAFKGLVNLRRLVLDGNLLANQRIADETFSRLQNLTELSLIRNSLSFPPTNLPSSNLQKLYLQDNLISYVPPNAFSKMRQIQRLDISNNNLTSLPKGVFDDLVNLSQLLLRNNPWYCGCKMMWLRDWLQTTAFHVNVRGLMCQGPEKVRGMAVKDIKTEMNECLRGGNPAPKTTPIIHTVTATQGLHFTYKPRQPNMKSPDLTVDHPLSGGSGTKPIIINVMPLTADSIRITWRAMLPVTSFRLSWLRLDHNPSVGSITETLVQGDQTEYLLTALEPKSTYIICMVTMEASNFYVRDETPVCAKAETADLYSPTTTLNREQEESDQGVLPLAGIIGGASALVFIVVVLAAFCCYINNNRNVFSQDQPYNRGCRKKDDYAEAGTKKDNSILEIRGSGFQMIPLNNQQRPKEDYVIHTIFPSNGTSIYKNSHRTALGSNRGYRDGGIPDAEYSYT, from the coding sequence ATGGATTTCAAAAATTGTTTGTTGTTCTGCGCTACCATACCAACACTACTGATGCCAAGTGTTTTATCAGCTTGTCCTTCGATGTGTCGGTGTGACAATGGATTCGTTTACTGCAATGATCGGGGATTGACATCCATTCCTGCCAAAATACCCGAAGACTCCACGACACTTTTCCTGCAAAATAACCAGATTAACAATGCCGGGATCCCAAACAAACTGAAGTATCTATTGAATATAAAAGTGATTTATCTTTATGAAAATTCTTTAGACGAGTTTCCAATAAACCTTCCTAGATCACTCAGAGAGTTGCACCTTCAAGACAACAACATTAGGGCCATTACCCATGACGCATTGGCAAGGATTCCTCTCCTGGAAAAGTTACATTTGGATGACAACTCAGTGTCCACAGTTAGTATTGAGGAAGATGCTTTTGCTGACAGTAAGCACCTCAAACTGCTCTTTCTATCGAGGAATCACCTGAGCAGCATCCCGACTGGTCTTCcgaaaacactggaggaattgaGATTGGATGACAACCGGATTGCAACCATTCCACAATATGCTTTCAAAGGTTTAGTCAACTTGAGGCGTTTGGTATTGGATGGTAACCTTTTAGCTAATCAAAGAATTGCAGATGAAACTTTCAGCAGGCTGCAAAATCTGACTGAACTTTCACTGATCAGAAACTCCCTGAGTTTTCCACCAACAAATCTTCCCAGTTCAAATTTACAAAAGCTGTATCTTCAGGATAACCTCATTAGCTATGTTCCACCCAATGCTTTTTCTAAAATGAGGcagatacagagactagacatatCGAACAACAACCTAACGAGTTTGCCCAAAGGAGTCTTCGACGACTTGGTCAACTTGAGTCAGCTGCTGTTACGCAACAACCCTTGGTACTGTGGCTGCAAGAtgatgtggctgagagactggctgcaaacaacagcgtttcatgtcaACGTGAGGGGGTTGATGTGCCAAGGTCCCGAAAAAGTTCGAGGAATGGCGGTCAAAGACATCAAAACAGAAATGAATGAATGTTTACGTGGTGGCAATCCAGCTCCAAAGACAACCCCAATCATACATACAGTAACTGCCACTCAAGGATTACATTTCACATATAAACCAAGGCAGCCAAACATGAAGTCACCAGATTTGACTGTAGACCATCCCTTGTCAGGAGGGTCAGGAACAAAACCAATAATCATCAATGTAATGCCTTTAACAGCTGACAGCATTCGCATAACATGGAGGGCAATGTTGCCAGTCACTTCCTTCAGGCTTAGTTGGCTGAGACTCGACCATAATCCGTCAGTTGGATCCATCACTGAAACCTTGGTACAAGGAGACCAAACTGAATATCTTCTCACAGCCCTTGAGCCCAAGTCGACCTACATCATCTGCATGGTTACAATGGAGGCCAGCAATTTCTACGTAAGAGACGAGACTCCGGTCTGTGCTAAAGCAGAGACTGCTGATCTGTATAGCCCGACCACAACATTAAACCGGGAGCAAGAAGAATCAGACCAAGGAGTCCTACCCCTGGCTGGTATTATTGGAGGCGCATCAGCTTTAGTATTCATTGTTGTCGTCCTTGCAGCGTTCTGCTGTTACATCAACAACAACCGGAATGTTTTCTCACAGGATCAACCATACAACAGAGGCTGTAGGAAAAAGGATGACTACGCAGAGGCAGGAACGAAAAAAGACAATTCCATTTTAGAAATCCGAGGGAGTGGGTTTCAGATGATACCACTCAACAACCAACAACGACCGAAGGAGGACTATGTGATCCACACCATATTTCCATCCAATGGGACAAGTATTTACAAGAACAGTCATAGAACAGCACTTGGCAGTAACCGAGGTTACAGAGACGGTGGGATACCAGATGCTGAATACTCTTACACGTGA